The following proteins are co-located in the Phocoena phocoena chromosome 1, mPhoPho1.1, whole genome shotgun sequence genome:
- the AUNIP gene encoding aurora kinase A- and ninein-interacting protein has product MRRRGPEEEEACGVWLDAAALKRRKTQTHLIKSSTKMLTLFPGERKANFSFTQRSRPPAGTRQTSIASFFTLQPGKTNGGDQRSVSSHIESQTNKESKEDATQLDHLIQGLEDDCMAPPLATSTPADIQEARLSPQSFQAYHHGIGSPCVTVLSLFQPDTFVCAGESKASLACSFTQDLESSCLLDQKEEEDSSWKREWPYGSKKKNYQNVERHSKTPGHKGRQLLDKTNLEKVSAKRNRQAPILLQTYQDSWSGANKEAVKQSSCPIPVFSWDSEENDKDSWSQLFTEDSQGQRVIAHNSRAPFRDVTNDRNQGLGQLLNSPWAQCQDRTTQLNLQPDLLFTQDSEGNHVIRHDV; this is encoded by the exons ACACATTTAATCAAGTCAAGTACCAAAATGCTAACACTCTTTCCTGGAGAGAGAAAGGCTAACTTTTCTTTTACTCAAAGAAGTCGTCCACCTGCAGGCACTCGGCAGACCAGCATTGCTTCCTTCTTCACCTTGCAGCCAG GAAAGACAAATGGTGGTGACCAGAGGAGTGTTTCTTCTCATATAGAAAGTCAGACCAACAAAGAGTCTAAGGAAGATGCAACCCAGCTAGACCATCTGATCCAGGGCTTGGAGGATGATTGCATGGCACCCCCTTTAGCCACTTCAACCCCTGCAGACATCCAGGAAGCTAGACTTTCTCCTCAGTCCTTCCAGGCTTACCACCATGGAATAGGAAGCCCATGCGTGACTGTGCTGTCTTTGTTCCAGCCTGATACCTTTGTCTGTGCTGGAGAGAGTAAAGCATCACTGGCCTGTTCCTTCACCCAAGACCTGGAGAGTTCTTGCTTACTGGaccaaaaggaagaagaggattcTTCCTGGAAAAGGGAATGGCCTTATGGATCTAAGAAAAAGAACTATCAGAATGTGGAGAGACACAGTAAAACACCTGGGCACAAGGGCCGTCAGCTCTTGGATAAGACTAACTTGGAAAAGGTGTCTGCCAAAAGAAACAGGCAGGCCCCCATCCTCCTTCAAACATACCAGGATTCCTGGAGTGGAGCAAACAAAGAAGCAGTGAAACAAAGCTCTTGTCCTATTCCTGTGTTTTCCTGGGACAGCGAAGAGAATGACAAGGACTCCTGGAGTCAGCTTTTCACCGAGGATTCTCAGGGCCAGAGGGTCATTGCCCACAACTCTAGAGCTCCTTTCCGAGATGTAACCAATGACCGAAATCAGGGCTTAGGACAGCTTCTTAACAGCCCTTGGGCTCAGTGCCAGGATAGGACCACGCAGTTAAATCTGCAGCCTGATTTGCTCTTTACCCAGGACTCTGAAGGTAATCACGTTATCAGGCACGACGTCTAA
- the MTFR1L gene encoding mitochondrial fission regulator 1-like yields MAGMEASVTIPIWQNKPHGAARSVVRRIGTNLPLKPCPRASFETLPNISDLCLRDVPPVPTLADIAWIAADEEETYARVRSDTRPLRHTWKPSPLIVIQRNASVPNLRGSEERLLAFKKPALPALSRTTELQEELSHLRSQIAKIVAADAASASLTPDFLSPGSSNVSSPLPCFGSSFHSTTSFVISDITEETEVEVPELPSVPLLCSASPECCKPEHKATCSSSEEDDCVSLSKASSFADMMGILKDFHRVKQSQDLNRSLLKEEDPALLISEVLRRKFALKEEDISRKGN; encoded by the exons ATGGCAGGAATGGAAGCCAGTGTG ACCATCCCGATCTGGCAAAACAAGCCGCATGGGGCTGCTCGAAGTGTAGTGAGAAGAATCGGGACCAACCTGCCCCTGAAGCCATGTCCCCGGGCATCCTTTGag ACCCTGCCCAACATCTCTGACCTCTGTCTGAGGGATGTGCCCCCAGTCCCTACTCTGGCTGACATCGCCTGGATTGCTGCGGATGAAGAGGAGACTTATGCCCGGGTCAG GAGCGATACACGCCCCCTGAGGCACACCTGGAAGCCCAGCCCTCTGATCGTCATTCAGCGCAATGCCTCAGTGCCCAACCTCCGTGGGTCGGAGGAGAGGCTCCTGGCCTTTAAGAAGCCAGCCCTGCCAGCCCTCAGCCGCACCACAGAGCTGCAGGAGGAGCTGAGCCACCTGCGCAGCCAGATTGCTAAAATAGTGGCAGCTGATGCAG cttCGGCTTCATTAACGCCAGATTTCTTATCTCCAGGAAGTTCAAATGTCTCTTCTCCCTTACCTTGTTTTGGATCCTCATTCCACTCTACAACTTCCTTTGTCATTAGTGACATCACCGAGGAGACCGAGGTAGAGGTCCCTGAGCTTCCATCAGTCCCCCTGCTTTGTTCTGCCAGCCCTGAATGTTGCAAACCAGAACACAAGGCTACCTGCAGCTCGTCTGAAGAAGATGACTGCGTCTCTCTGTCCAAGGCCAGCAGCTTTGCAGATATGATGGGTATCCTAAAGGACTTTCACCGGGTGAAGCAGAGCCAAGATCT GAACCGGAGTTTATTGAAGGAGGAAGACCCAGCCCTCCTTATCTCTGAGGTCCTAAGGAGGAAGTTTGCGCTGAAGGAAGAAGATATcagtagaaaaggaaactga